One window of Quercus robur chromosome 12, dhQueRobu3.1, whole genome shotgun sequence genomic DNA carries:
- the LOC126708003 gene encoding xyloglucan galactosyltransferase XLT2-like: MLPSWENSFLKKPKNIDLKVVKKNSISSHNSYTWPLLIMILLLQIYYCINYFFISNLPLSLISIYPQQFPSPKTSTHSVSNHNNNNNNNNSSNLCLSGKVYVYDLPPMFNKELLDNCSSLDPWSPRYCDAVLNGGFGRKAATQVAEVVPESLAPAWYWTDQFMLEVIFHNRVLKHACRTLEPESATAFYIPFYAGLAVGRYLFTNYDNKARDSDCEMLLRWVQEQPYWKRSNGSDHFITLGRMVWDFRRWGENDWGSSFVYMEGMRNIQRLVIERNPWDPKDTGVPYPTGFHPRSDADVLEWQDYVSTHKRTSLFCFAGGTRGAFKNDFRGYLLSYCKNESDSCRVVDCSGTRCYNGASAILDTFLGSDFCLQPRGDTYTRRSVFDCIVAGSIPVFFWERTAYDQYEWFLPSEPTSYSVFIDNKAVKNGSVSIRNVLEKYSREEVSKMRERVINIIPQILYATPQEGLETIKDAFDVAIEGLLRRIKKQ, from the exons ATGCTTCCCAGTTGGGAAAACTCATTTCTGAAGAAACCCAAGAACATAGACCTCAAAGTAGTTAAAAAGAACTCCATCTCCTCACATAACTCTTACACATGGCCCCTCCTAATCATGATACTTTTGCTTCAGATTTACTATTGCATCAATTATTTCTTCATCTCAAATTTGCCTTTATCCCTCATTTCCATCTACCCTCAACAATTCCCATCTCCAAAAACCTCAACCCACAGCGTGTCcaatcacaacaacaacaacaacaacaacaatagcaGCAATTTATGTCTATCGGGTAAGGTTTATGTGTATGACCTACCACCCATGTTTAACAAAGAATTGTTAGACAACTGTTCTAGTTTGGACCCGTGGAGCCCACGCTACTGCGACGCCGTATTGAACGGCGGGTTTGGGCGGAAAGCCGCCACCCAGGTGGCTGAGGTGGTCCCAGAAAGCCTAGCTCCGGCTTGGTACTGGACTGACCAGTTCATGTTGGAAGTTATTTTTCATAATAGGGTTTTGAAGCATGCATGTAGGACTTTGGAGCCAGAATCTGCTACAGCGTTCTACATACCCTTTTATGCTGGACTCGCGGTTGGAAGGTATCTTTTTACGAACTATGATAACAAAGCGCGTGATAGTGATTGTGAAATGCTGTTAAGGTGGGTCCAAGAGCAGCCATATTGGAAAAGATCAAACGGCTCAGATCACTTCATCACTCTGGGTCGAATGGTTTGGGATTTTCGACGGTGGGGAGAGAATGATTGGGGTTCCAGCTTTGTTTATATGGAAGGAATGAGAAACATCCAACGTCTCGTGATTGAAAGGAACCCATGGGACCCAAAAGATACCGGTGTGCCTTACCCCACTGGATTCCACCCCAGATCAGATGCTGACGTGTTAGAGTGGCAAGATTACGTAAGTACACACAAACGTACGAGCCTGTTCTGTTTTGCCGGTGGAACACGTGGCGCATTTAAGAACGATTTTAGGGGTTACTTACTGAGTTATTGTAAAAACGAGTCCGACTCGTGCCGTGTCGTGGATTGCAGTGGGACACGGTGTTACAATGGTGCCTCAGCGATTTTGGACACGTTTTTGGGTTCAGACTTTTGCTTACAACCTAGAGGAGATACATACACAAGGCGGTCTGTGTTTGATTGCATTGTGGCGGGTTCAATCCCGGTTTTTTTCTGGGAGAGGACTGCTTATGATCAATACGAGTGGTTCTTGCCTAGTGAACCCACGAGTTACTCGGTTTTTATTGACAACAAGGCAGTTAAGAATGGTAGTGTGTCTATTAGAAATGTACTTGAAAAGTATAGCAGGGAAGAG GTAAGTAAAATGAGGGAGAGAGTGATTAATATCATACCTCAAATTTTATATGCAACACCTCAAGAAGGTTTGGAGACCATAAAAGATGCTTTTGATGTTGCCATTGAAGGGTTATTGAGAAGGATAAAGAAGCAATGA
- the LOC126708004 gene encoding uncharacterized protein LOC126708004, whose protein sequence is MLNTTYLIQPLWPSTQQTLALYASGTSSCSSFSGHQRGPCPKFKNSIFFLTRCSTKPGIDSNNATNKNPAIERDSSSKSQHLAITTPNQALASTYSRGLVHDLGPKNCWDSAEIGSPVVKRYLGDNEERWYMWYHGRSDIKNTSESIGLAVSSDGIHWDREEEHVRSSVDAGLVMNCSKNWWAFDTDNIRPSEMVILCSQMYSDVYWLYYTGYSSEEVNLPGAPNILQNPERVHGGDKKDKSHKIGKIFKSLPGLACSQDGRHWARIEGDHHSGALLDVGSDKEWDSLFIAAPHVVVHSNNDFRMYYHSYDVEDGQYALGIARSRDGIRWVKLGKIIGGGAKGSFDELGVKNACVVRNCKEGNYLMAYEGVSADGIRCIGLAVSPDGLKNWKRLQDDPVLKPSEEDGWDNKGVGSPCLIQMKGNIDKWRLYYVGVGCGGRSGIGLAVSEGSNIRKFRRWADKCKINV, encoded by the coding sequence ATGCTGAACACAACATATCTAATCCAACCTTTATGGCCTTCTACTCAACAAACACTTGCTCTCTATGCCTCTGGCACATCTTCATGTAGCAGCTTTTCAGGCCACCAAAGAGGTCCATGTCCTAAGTTTAAAAACAGCATCTTCTTTCTCACTCGGTGCTCCACAAAACCAGGCATTGACAGCAACAATGCAACAAATAAGAATCCTGCCATTGAACGGGATTCAAGTTCAAAATCTCAACATTTGGCAATTACTACACCAAATCAAGCACTAGCATCTACTTATTCTAGAGGTCTGGTGCATGACTTGGGTCCCAAAAACTGCTGGGATAGTGCAGAGATTGGCTCACCAGTTGTGAAAAGATACCTTGGAGACAATGAGGAAAGGTGGTACATGTGGTACCATGGAAGGTCTGATATTAAGAACACTTCCGAATCCATAGGATTAGCAGTTTCAAGCGACGGAATCCATTGGGATAGAGAAGAAGAGCATGTTAGATCATCCGTGGATGCAGGTTTGGTGATGAATTGCAGCAAGAATTGGTGGGCTTTTGACACAGATAATATCAGGCCTTCTGAGATGGTTATTTTGTGCAGCCAAATGTACAGCGATGTTTACTGGCTTTATTACACAGGATATAGTTCTGAAGAAGTTAACTTACCAGGAGCTCCAAACATTTTACAGAACCCAGAAAGAGTCCATGGTGGAGACAAGAAAGACAAAAGTCATAAAATTGGCAAAATTTTCAAGTCACTGCCAGGGCTGGCATGTAGTCAAGATGGCAGGCACTGGGCCAGAATTGAAGGGGACCATCACAGTGGAGCTTTGTTAGATGTGGGATCAGACAAGGAGTGGGATTCTTTGTTTATTGCTGCACCTCACGTTGTAGTGCACAGCAACAATGACTTCAGGATGTATTATCATTCATATGATGTGGAAGATGGACAATATGCTCTTGGAATTGCAAGATCCAGAGATGGAATCAGATGGGTGAAACTGGGGAAGATCATTGGAGGGGGAGCAAAAGGTTCTTTTGATGAGCTTGGTGTCAAGAATGCTTGTGTGGTGAGAAACTGCAAAGAAGGAAACTATTTGATGGCATATGAGGGAGTTTCTGCAGATGGAATAAGGTGTATAGGGCTTGCAGTATCCCCAGATGGGCTGAAGAATTGGAAAAGGCTTCAAGATGACCCTGTTCTTAAGCCTTCGGAAGAAGATGGATGGGATAACAAAGGAGTGGGATCCCCATGTCTGATTCAGATGAAGGGTAATATAGATAAATGGAGATTGTATTATGTAGGCGTTGGGTGTGGAGGAAGGAGTGGGATTGGATTGGCAGTTTCAGAAGGCAGTAACATAAGAAAGTTTAGGAGATGGGCAGATAAATGTAAGATAAATGTATAG